The Sardina pilchardus chromosome 5, fSarPil1.1, whole genome shotgun sequence DNA window GAATCAATAGCATCTCTGTGGTTATTGTTACTTTGATACACTTATGTACAACCTCATGTGTAGCCTAGCTGTGTTCATGCTCTGCTTACTCTAACCTCTGCATTCACAAACATTGTGACAAGATGGTGAATATCATAACATGTGAACATAGTGTACTGTATAAAATTCCCCCACTACCAATCCAACATGGGGCGGAGTCTGACGTGTTGTGGGTGTTCCCTTTCGTGCCTTTAAAACACGTATTTCCGGTACAGACATTCAATTCAAGATGGCGGACCTCTTAGGCTCTATCCTAAGCTCCATGGAGAAACCTCCAACTGTCGGCGACAAGGAAAGCCGACGAAAAGCAAGAGGTATTACAATTAACGTTCAATATCCGGCAACATTGTGTATTCTCAATTTTACAATATAGCCTGAGCAAAGGGGACGTAGAAATGTATTCTATTAACCTCAGTGTACTCGAGCCACCCACCGTCGTCCCCTCTCTGCAGCATTCTGACCAGTCACGTAGCAGACGTCGAAATGCAAGGCAGTCGCGTCGCTGCTGAAGTAATCTCATTGGTCAATGTTGTTCTTATCGCAGTCAAAACATCACTAGCAAGCAGCACCGTTGCAATGTGCAAAGAATGTGTAGGTTATGAAATATATGAAAAAGAATGTATATGAATGAAATTTGCAACACAGTTGTGACTATATGAAGTCTAAAGTGCACAAGTTATAATAGAATGTAAAGATATAGTTTGTAATGCACTTCAGAAGTTGATACAATGTAACTCAATGTGAGAAATCCAAACAATTCTCACTGTTCGCCAATAGAACAAGCAGCCAGAATGAAAAAGATGcaagaggatgagaagagaaagaaagctgaATTTAGAAAAAAGGTAAACAATTgtatacatttcacacacacattgttcttAAATGCCacctcattgttttttttgtttttttctgtgaacAACAACTCATTATCTTCCACTCTCAATCTTTtagatggagaaggagatctCTGATTTTATTCAGGACAGTgacatacaaaaaaagaaatatgagCCTATGGGAAAGATCGAGAGGAGCATCCTGTAAGTAAAGTTTCTGGCTACTATGGCTTAGGTCTGTCGCCTCAGACCTTACAGGAATTTGGCTGTAAGACTTCAGATAAACTATATGGCCTCAGATTAAAGAAGACCAGCATTATATGGTAGGAACAAACTATTTTGTACCCCGTTATGGAATTCTAAACTTTATTTTTTCGCCCCCCAGCCATGATGTTGCAGAAGTGGCGGGTTTGACTTCGTTTTCTTTTGGTGAGGATGAAGAGAGCAGATACGTCATGTTGTTCAAGAAggtcagtgatttttttttgcacagcacagcccattcTATCAGACAGTGCGCTGTGGTTGTACCTACAAAATAAACTTAGTATGGAGAgttttatttaaaattatttaaaaaaaaaaaaaaaaaaacactagtaCATTCAGATGCAAGAGTCTGTGTCAACCTGTaaaattatttattatataatcCAAATAATTAGGCTGGGtgagctcaggctggaaacctgcacatctatctcccctgcttcctgtccacaaccttcacaaactagcttatccaaaagacgcaccgggttgttggtctgattggttgagggactatccaagtgtatggagtcatttgaacgatgcccattgatcatgcctcttgtgcagtaggaataaagtgcagactctccatactaatgttcaatcttaaaagattaagTTTAGTGTGGTGATTACTAAATAATACCAAATAATTGTATCTAATTTGATTTAGTATGGTGTAGGGTGTGTTTatcatattgtttttttgttttgtggtgAACAGGAGTTTGCTCCATCAGATGAAGAATTGGATGCttacagaaagggagaggaatGGAATCCCCAGAAAGCTGAGGAGAAACGTCGATTAAAGGTAAGTTCAGTTGGGACGCTGTGGAAAACAATTCATTTCAGataagcctacagtatgtattcataCAGACATTTTCATATGAATTGTATTGACTAGTGCAGTGCCTGTTCAAACATGTTATTCCAGTAGAAAACTCGTAGCCCAAGTAGCAAGTTGGCCTGCTTTACAAATAGAATGATGAACGATTTATCATATAATAAATGTGCAGTAAGCAGAATATAAGCATGGCTGCATGTGACATTTTttacagatgaaaatgacagACCTAACagggtgcgttcaaattcgcaaacataggatAACATTTGCAGTTTGTGGTAGTTCTCTTTGAACACACAGTGGTGCTGGACCTGAGCTGGATGAAGTATTACCATTACAATAGAATGTCTACAGAAAATCGTTCAAATGTAGCTGTTAGAGAAAACATGTTTGGTAAATTTGACCACACCTCCGTTTGGATTTAAGACTATATGTTTAGCCTAACTGAATAACTTGATGATCGAGAAGCCACACCATTTTGTAGAGTGATGCATGGTCATATGAAATGTGCAGTCTCTCTGGTAGCCTATAAGTGACATCACGCTCTCTCTGCCACTCGTAGTCTATAGCTTGTCATTGAAATCAGTTGGACAAAAGGTTCAACATATGCAAATAACCCAttacgcagacagacagacgtttcTGTCacttatagatagatagatagtattATGGCCAGATATGTcaattttgcaaaaaaaatgtttgcatCCAAAAGACAGTTTGGAAAAGATACTACTAAACAAAACCATAACCTTGCAGTGAGCAAGGAGTGCTTTAGTAACAAAgccaaaacaaatacatttggTGTAAGATGCATTATGAAAAGGCCTTCATTAATTGACCACAAATCAAATTATTGCACAACTGCATACACCTTTGCAAAGCTTGAGTTTAAATGTCCCTGCATCTttattttcccctcctctctcatccagGAACTTGCTGCATTGGAGGAGGAGTCCGCCAACCGTGCACAGAAAAGGCCTGCATCTCCCAGCTCAAATTACAGGGAcaagtacagtcatttgattGGTACTTCCGCTGCAAAAGATGCTGCGCACACGCTTGAGGCCAATCAGGCATATGGCTGTGGTGAGAATAACCTCTCAATGTATATGACCATTTTAAAGTGTTGCAGACAAATTCCTGAGAACACGCTATGCTGGAGCATTATCAGGAAGTTGGGACAGTTGGGCGGACACCAGAACCAAGCCAGTGCTGTTTAACAAACAGCTGGAGTATGGGGTGTGGGGTGGCCTCTGTGTAGGCAGTCAGTCACTCAAGACTGAAAGATTCAATTAGGTTAgaatgtaacatgtaacatgaTAACACAACTTCACATTGTCATACAGTTAAAAGTCTTGCCTTTTTTGCCCCTCATTTAtccttattttttttacaaatacaCATTGAAGTTAGTGTAtagttctctctgtgtgataaTTCACCTGCTGATAACAAACCTGCTTAATGTTTCACCTGGTTTTGTTTCCCTTTCAGTGCCCGTGGCCAACAAGAGAGACACTCGCTCTATTGAAGAGGCCATGAATGCAATCAGGGCCAAAAAACGACAGAAGAAAGACGATGAGACTGGGGCAGGCAGTAGCAATGCCAGTTtgtgagagagtgcaagagaaagagagtgtgtgtgtgtgtctgtctgtctgtctgtctgtctgtctgtctgtctgtctgcgtgcacatgcgtgtgtgtgtgtgtgtgtatatatgggtGTCCAAATAGTTCTGCTGACCTTAGAGATTTAACTGAGTATACTTTTTAAAGCGACATATACTTGTACTTGTATCATGTACAGTGTTAACCTACAAACAGAAAGATGTACACAAGCAATTATGCAACCAAATGTCATTATTTTAAGGCAGTTGTATAAGGGAGTGCCTTTCCATCTCACTGGATGTTCTAAATGATTATCTGTTCCATTCTTCTACACTGTGTTTAGTCATCCAGTGATGGAGCTGAGGCCCTGAGGAGTACTGTGCCACATGTCAGcgttttttattgttttaaccTGGTCTGCACACCTCTTTTAATTGTTGTGTAAAAATTCCCTGTAAAGTATTTGTGTATAAAACGGCACAGGCTCGCAGGATTAATGGAAGTTGTGAaactgtgtactgtacagtcatTCTATAGTTCATCTGTCAGCAGtaatggggagggaggggtgggggtggtattAGTGTTTGAGGTGTGTATTTTGTGATTTGTTTTTAACTATCAATTCGAACTGTTCTTGTCAGAATTTATTGTATCCACTTAGGGGTTTTTTTCTTGAAATAAACATGGCTGTTGACCATTACACTTTTTAATGTGTAGTATGTCTTGGTctccaatatttttttttatctgttttcatttaccttattttctctcttcttcccttatACTGAGCTAAGGAGAAATGGCCTTAAGACTCCTACAAATTCTGCAATATTGAGTTTGTATGTCATGTACATTATTGAACCCTATGTATTAACTTCATCAACCATGGAAATGGTTTCTGATTCTGACTTCTCTGAGAGATGATCTCTGCTTTGAGATTTTCAGTTTGACCTTGATATTCACTGCATTTCAATAATTAATATTCATTCATgaa harbors:
- the spag7 gene encoding sperm-associated antigen 7 homolog, translated to MADLLGSILSSMEKPPTVGDKESRRKAREQAARMKKMQEDEKRKKAEFRKKMEKEISDFIQDSDIQKKKYEPMGKIERSILHDVAEVAGLTSFSFGEDEESRYVMLFKKEFAPSDEELDAYRKGEEWNPQKAEEKRRLKELAALEEESANRAQKRPASPSSNYRDKYSHLIGTSAAKDAAHTLEANQAYGCVPVANKRDTRSIEEAMNAIRAKKRQKKDDETGAGSSNASL